From Staphylococcus sp. M0911, a single genomic window includes:
- a CDS encoding mechanosensitive ion channel family protein translates to MNQVKHILSSLIEPLTKVETYETLAIKIIMILIYIVAAIIVISILNKVIEQAFKIQNKSRKGNKKRSKTLISLVQNVVKYIVWFIVITTILSKFGISVEGIIASAGVVGLAVGFGAQTIVKDIITGFFIIFENQFDVGDYVKINSGGTTVAEGTVKSIGLRSTRINTISGELTILPNGSMGEITNFSITNGTSIVAIPVSIEENLDHVEKELNKLFTSLRSKYYLFVSDPVVEGIDSIDNNKVTIRISAETIPGEGAAGGRIIRKEVQRLFVRENIKMPKPIFAPYEEQKRG, encoded by the coding sequence ATGAATCAAGTCAAACATATCCTTTCTTCGTTAATTGAGCCACTTACAAAAGTTGAAACTTATGAAACGTTGGCGATCAAGATTATCATGATTTTGATTTATATTGTTGCAGCGATTATAGTCATAAGCATTTTAAATAAAGTGATTGAACAAGCGTTTAAAATTCAAAATAAGAGTAGAAAAGGGAATAAAAAGCGTTCTAAAACATTAATTTCACTTGTACAAAATGTAGTTAAGTATATTGTCTGGTTTATCGTTATTACGACCATCTTAAGTAAATTTGGAATTAGCGTAGAAGGTATAATAGCGAGTGCTGGTGTAGTTGGTTTAGCCGTAGGTTTCGGTGCACAAACAATTGTTAAAGATATCATTACTGGATTCTTTATCATATTCGAAAATCAATTTGATGTAGGCGACTATGTTAAAATTAATAGCGGTGGTACGACGGTTGCTGAAGGAACTGTTAAATCAATTGGACTGAGATCAACACGTATTAATACTATCTCAGGGGAATTAACGATTCTTCCAAACGGTAGTATGGGTGAAATTACTAACTTCTCAATTACTAATGGAACTTCAATTGTAGCGATACCGGTCTCAATAGAAGAGAATTTAGATCATGTTGAGAAAGAATTGAATAAATTATTCACATCACTTAGAAGTAAATACTACTTATTTGTGAGTGACCCTGTTGTAGAAGGTATTGATTCTATTGATAATAATAAGGTGACTATCAGAATCTCTGCAGAAACAATACCTGGAGAAGGTGCAGCTGGTGGTAGAATTATTAGAAAAGAAGTGCAACGATTATTTGTTAGAGAAAATATTAAAATGCCTAAACCCATTTTTGCTCCATATGAAGAGCAAAAACGTGGCTAA
- the metC gene encoding cystathionine beta-lyase MetC, producing the protein MNLSIDTEVIFDERRGKDYISANPPFYDSSTFHQDQLGGSPLYDYARSGNPNRAILEEKLAHLEKGKYGFAFASGIAAISAVLLTLKSGDHVILPDDVYGGTFRLTEDILKRFNIEFTTVDATQAENINNAIQTNTKLIYVETPSNPCFKVTDIQAVAEIAQANQLLLAVDNTFMTPLGQSPLALGADIVIHSATKFLGGHSDLLAGAVITNREDVADALYLIQNGTGNALSTYDSWALAKHLKTFPIRFKQSVANAEKLVSFLSQRDEIAEVYYPGNNKTHLKQAKTGGAVIGFRLKDETKAQAFVDALTIPLVSVSLGGVETILSHPATMSHAAIPEDIRNARGITFGLFRLSVGLENPDELIADINYALKEAFNESIPEQITEQRFSS; encoded by the coding sequence ATGAATTTATCAATAGATACTGAAGTAATTTTCGACGAACGTCGAGGAAAGGATTATATCTCAGCCAATCCACCTTTTTATGATTCATCAACATTTCATCAAGACCAACTTGGTGGTAGTCCACTTTACGATTATGCACGTAGTGGTAATCCAAACAGAGCGATTTTAGAAGAAAAATTAGCTCATCTAGAGAAAGGTAAATATGGGTTTGCATTTGCATCAGGCATTGCAGCTATTTCTGCAGTTTTACTTACATTGAAATCCGGAGACCATGTCATATTACCTGATGATGTTTATGGTGGTACATTCCGATTAACTGAAGATATTTTAAAAAGATTCAATATTGAATTTACAACTGTAGACGCGACTCAAGCAGAAAATATTAACAATGCAATTCAAACTAATACGAAACTTATATATGTAGAGACACCTTCTAATCCGTGTTTTAAAGTGACCGATATTCAAGCAGTTGCAGAGATTGCGCAAGCCAACCAATTGTTATTAGCTGTAGATAATACCTTTATGACGCCATTAGGACAATCACCTTTAGCACTTGGTGCAGACATTGTTATTCACAGTGCAACTAAATTTTTAGGTGGACATAGTGACCTACTAGCAGGCGCAGTCATTACAAATCGCGAAGATGTGGCGGATGCGTTATATCTTATTCAAAACGGTACTGGTAACGCCCTATCTACTTATGATAGTTGGGCATTAGCTAAACATCTTAAGACTTTCCCTATTAGATTCAAACAATCTGTAGCAAATGCTGAAAAGCTTGTTTCATTCTTAAGTCAAAGAGATGAAATCGCAGAAGTGTATTACCCAGGAAATAACAAAACACACCTTAAACAAGCTAAAACAGGTGGTGCTGTCATTGGTTTCAGACTAAAAGATGAAACAAAGGCACAAGCGTTTGTAGATGCGTTAACTATTCCATTGGTTTCAGTAAGTTTAGGTGGTGTAGAAACCATTCTATCTCATCCTGCAACGATGTCACATGCAGCGATTCCAGAAGATATTAGAAATGCGCGTGGTATTACCTTCGGATTATTCCGATTAAGTGTAGGATTAGAAAATCCTGACGAACTTATTGCGGACATCAACTATGCTTTAAAGGAGGCATTTAATGAGTCAATTCCTGAACAAATTACAGAACAACGTTTTAGTAGCTGA
- a CDS encoding bifunctional homocysteine S-methyltransferase/methylenetetrahydrofolate reductase encodes MSQFLNKLQNNVLVADGAIGTIFYSEGLDTCPEAYNLTHPEKVERIHRSYIDAGADVIQTNTYGANFEKLKAFGLEHKVKEIHKAAVQIAKKAANEDTFILGTVGGFRGVKQDDLSLSTIQYHTEHQIDTLVDEGVDALLFETYYDLEELKGIVVSTKRKHHIPIIAQLTASNTNYLVDGTPINDALKQLVECGADIVGLNCHHGPHHMQRSFSHIELPDKAFLSCYPNASLLDIENSEFKYSDNAQYFGDVAQELINEGVRLIGGCCGTTPEHIRYIKTSVKNLRPVVHKNVIPINKKVNRKKDLNSKQSLTSKVKQGPTVIVELDTPKHLDTDQFFNNIGKLDDADIDAVTLADNSLATVRVSNIAAASIIKQRFNIEPLVHITCRDRNLIGLQSHLLGLSLIGVNEILAITGDPSKVGHLPGATNVYDVNSKGLTEIALRFNQGINTDGDALKKHTNFNIAGAFDPNVRKLDGAVKRLEKKVASGMSYFITQPVYSKEKIKQVYEATKHLNTPFFIGIMPIASYNNALFLHNEVPGIKMSEEVLNQFKAVKDDKEKTKELSLRLSKELIDTVHEYFNGLYIITPFQKVDYSLELAAYSKSITTHKEAIL; translated from the coding sequence ATGAGTCAATTCCTGAACAAATTACAGAACAACGTTTTAGTAGCTGATGGCGCAATTGGAACCATTTTTTATTCAGAAGGCCTAGATACATGCCCAGAAGCTTATAACTTAACTCATCCGGAAAAGGTCGAACGTATCCATCGATCATACATTGATGCCGGTGCTGACGTTATACAAACGAATACGTACGGCGCCAATTTTGAAAAGTTAAAAGCCTTCGGTTTAGAACATAAGGTCAAAGAAATTCATAAAGCAGCTGTTCAAATTGCTAAAAAAGCTGCCAATGAAGATACTTTCATTTTAGGAACGGTTGGAGGCTTTAGAGGTGTTAAACAAGATGACCTAAGCCTTTCAACTATCCAATATCATACTGAGCATCAAATAGATACTTTAGTTGATGAAGGTGTAGATGCTTTATTGTTTGAAACCTATTATGACTTAGAAGAATTAAAAGGTATCGTTGTATCAACTAAAAGAAAACATCACATTCCCATAATCGCTCAATTAACCGCTTCTAACACAAATTATCTTGTAGACGGTACACCCATCAATGATGCATTAAAGCAATTAGTTGAATGTGGTGCAGATATTGTAGGACTTAATTGTCATCATGGCCCACATCATATGCAACGTTCATTTTCACATATCGAGTTACCAGATAAAGCATTTCTATCCTGTTATCCAAATGCAAGTTTGTTAGATATTGAAAATAGCGAATTCAAATATAGTGATAACGCACAATATTTTGGTGATGTGGCACAAGAGTTAATCAACGAAGGTGTGAGATTGATTGGTGGTTGTTGTGGTACTACGCCAGAACATATTCGATACATTAAAACATCTGTAAAGAATTTAAGACCTGTTGTCCATAAAAACGTCATACCAATTAATAAAAAAGTCAATCGTAAAAAAGACCTGAATTCCAAACAATCATTGACTTCCAAAGTCAAACAAGGCCCTACTGTCATTGTAGAACTAGACACACCTAAACATTTAGATACTGATCAGTTTTTCAACAATATTGGCAAGCTTGATGATGCAGATATCGATGCAGTGACATTAGCAGATAATTCCTTAGCAACTGTTCGCGTAAGTAACATTGCTGCAGCAAGTATTATCAAACAACGATTTAATATTGAACCCCTCGTTCATATTACCTGTCGTGATAGAAATCTCATAGGTCTACAATCTCACCTATTAGGTCTCTCACTCATTGGTGTTAATGAAATTTTAGCCATTACAGGTGACCCATCAAAAGTAGGTCATTTGCCTGGCGCAACCAATGTTTATGATGTTAATTCTAAAGGATTAACCGAAATTGCACTTCGCTTTAATCAAGGTATCAACACAGACGGTGATGCGCTGAAGAAACATACGAACTTTAACATCGCTGGTGCATTTGATCCTAATGTAAGAAAACTCGATGGTGCAGTCAAACGTCTTGAGAAGAAAGTAGCAAGTGGCATGAGTTATTTCATCACTCAACCTGTATATAGTAAAGAAAAAATTAAGCAGGTGTATGAAGCAACAAAACACTTAAATACACCTTTCTTCATAGGTATTATGCCCATCGCAAGTTATAACAATGCACTATTTTTACACAATGAAGTACCTGGCATCAAAATGTCGGAAGAGGTACTCAATCAATTCAAAGCAGTTAAAGATGATAAAGAAAAAACTAAAGAACTTAGTCTTAGACTTTCAAAGGAACTCATCGATACGGTGCATGAATACTTTAATGGATTATACATTATTACACCTTTCCAAAAAGTCGATTATTCACTAGAACTTGCAGCGTATTCAAAATCTATTACCACTCATAAGGAGGCAATATTATGA
- a CDS encoding DUF951 domain-containing protein, producing the protein MTSNYGINDIVEMKKQHACGTNRFKIIRMGADIRIKCENCQRSIMIPRQTFNKKLKKILVSNEDTES; encoded by the coding sequence ATGACGTCAAATTACGGAATAAATGATATAGTAGAAATGAAAAAACAACATGCATGTGGGACAAATCGTTTTAAAATCATAAGAATGGGCGCTGACATTAGAATTAAATGTGAAAATTGTCAACGTAGTATTATGATTCCACGTCAGACGTTTAATAAAAAATTAAAGAAAATTTTAGTATCCAATGAAGATACAGAAAGTTAG
- a CDS encoding DUF6440 family protein, which produces MFNNKKSDDRFDVEKVSKDSNMRCYVLTDKETGVQYLATWVSTGGGITPLLDENGNVTKVDTTSLKND; this is translated from the coding sequence ATGTTTAATAATAAGAAATCAGATGATCGCTTTGATGTAGAAAAGGTCTCAAAAGACTCTAATATGCGTTGTTATGTATTGACTGATAAAGAAACAGGCGTTCAATATCTTGCTACTTGGGTGAGTACAGGTGGTGGTATTACACCATTATTAGATGAAAATGGAAATGTAACTAAAGTAGATACTACTTCATTGAAAAATGATTAA
- the ychF gene encoding redox-regulated ATPase YchF → MALTAGIVGLPNVGKSTLFNAITKAGALAANYPFATIDPNVGIVEVPDSRLLKLEEMVQPKKTIPTTFEFTDIAGIVKGASKGEGLGNKFLSHIREVDAICQVVRAFDDENVTHVSGRVNPLDDIEVINMELVLADLESVEKRLPKIEKMARQKDKTAEMELRILSKIKETLEEGKPVRSIEFNDEDQKWVNQAQLLTSKKMLYIANVGEDEIGDEENDKVKAIRDYAAQEDSEVIVISAKIEEEIATLDDEDKEMFLEDLGIEEPGLDRLIRTTYDLLGLSTYFTAGVQEVRAWTFVQGMTAPQCAGIIHTDFERGFIRAEVTSYSDYVEHGGENGAKEAGRQRLEGKDYIMQDGDIVHFRFNV, encoded by the coding sequence ATGGCTTTAACAGCAGGTATTGTAGGTTTACCAAACGTAGGGAAGTCTACACTTTTTAATGCAATTACTAAAGCGGGGGCTTTAGCAGCTAACTACCCATTCGCAACAATCGATCCAAACGTAGGAATCGTAGAAGTACCGGATTCACGTTTGTTAAAACTAGAAGAAATGGTTCAACCCAAAAAGACGATTCCAACAACATTCGAATTTACTGATATTGCAGGTATTGTTAAAGGTGCATCAAAAGGTGAAGGTTTAGGTAATAAATTCTTATCACATATTCGAGAAGTCGATGCTATTTGCCAAGTTGTTCGTGCATTTGATGACGAAAATGTAACGCATGTGTCTGGTCGAGTTAATCCTCTAGATGATATTGAAGTTATTAATATGGAGTTAGTATTAGCAGATTTAGAATCAGTAGAAAAACGTTTGCCTAAGATTGAAAAAATGGCTCGCCAAAAAGATAAAACTGCTGAAATGGAATTACGTATTTTATCTAAAATTAAAGAAACATTGGAAGAAGGTAAACCCGTACGTAGTATCGAATTTAATGATGAAGATCAAAAATGGGTTAACCAAGCACAATTGTTAACATCTAAAAAAATGTTATATATTGCTAATGTTGGTGAAGACGAAATTGGCGATGAAGAAAACGATAAAGTGAAAGCAATTCGTGACTATGCTGCTCAAGAAGACTCTGAAGTTATTGTCATCAGTGCAAAAATAGAAGAAGAAATTGCAACATTAGACGATGAAGATAAAGAAATGTTCCTAGAAGACTTAGGAATTGAAGAACCAGGTTTAGATCGTTTGATTCGTACAACGTATGATTTATTAGGTTTATCAACATACTTTACTGCTGGTGTACAAGAGGTACGTGCTTGGACATTCGTACAAGGTATGACAGCACCACAATGTGCTGGAATTATCCACACAGACTTTGAACGTGGTTTTATCCGTGCAGAGGTTACAAGTTATAGTGATTATGTTGAACATGGTGGCGAAAATGGTGCTAAAGAAGCAGGTAGACAACGTTTAGAAGGTAAAGACTACATCATGCAAGATGGAGATATTGTTCATTTTAGATTTAATGTTTAA
- a CDS encoding PLP-dependent transferase yields MKDTELAQISLTKDHTGAIANPIYLSTAYQHPQLGQSTGYDYTRTKNPTRTAFEESFAKLEKGVASFATSSGMAAIQLVCNLFKPGDEVLVAFDLYGGTFRLFDFYEQQYGVTFKYVDFLNYEEVENQITSQTKALFIEPISNPQMIDIDVTPYYVLSKKHDLLTIIDNTFLTPYLSTPLEEGADIVLHSATKYIGGHNDVLAGVVTVKDDKLAEELGQFHNMIGATLSPLDSYLLQRGLKTLHLRIDRSQENAQKLAVKCQDLDAIDEVLYSGRTGMLSLRLNKAYSVPKFLENLETCIFAESLGGTETFITFPYTQTHVDMPDEEKDKRGIDEFLIRLSIGIENYSDIEADIIQALTHSKVGVIS; encoded by the coding sequence ATGAAGGATACAGAATTAGCACAAATTTCTTTGACTAAAGATCATACAGGAGCTATTGCCAATCCAATATATTTATCAACTGCATATCAACATCCTCAACTAGGTCAGTCAACAGGTTATGACTATACACGAACGAAGAATCCAACAAGGACAGCTTTTGAAGAATCATTCGCCAAACTAGAGAAAGGTGTAGCATCATTTGCAACTTCAAGTGGCATGGCTGCAATTCAACTTGTATGTAACCTTTTTAAACCTGGTGATGAAGTATTAGTTGCATTTGATTTATACGGTGGCACATTTAGACTATTTGATTTTTACGAACAGCAATACGGTGTGACATTTAAGTACGTAGATTTCCTAAACTATGAAGAAGTTGAAAATCAAATTACATCACAAACAAAAGCACTATTCATCGAACCCATTTCTAATCCACAAATGATTGATATCGATGTTACACCTTATTATGTGCTCAGTAAAAAACATGATTTATTAACTATTATTGATAACACATTTTTAACACCATATCTTTCAACACCATTAGAAGAAGGTGCCGACATTGTTTTACATTCGGCTACAAAATATATTGGTGGTCATAATGATGTGCTAGCAGGTGTTGTTACAGTCAAAGACGACAAGTTAGCTGAAGAATTGGGACAATTCCACAATATGATAGGCGCTACGCTATCACCGTTGGATAGCTATTTACTACAAAGAGGTCTAAAAACTTTGCATTTACGAATCGATCGTTCACAAGAAAATGCTCAAAAATTAGCAGTTAAATGCCAAGATTTAGATGCAATTGACGAGGTCTTATATAGCGGTAGAACTGGCATGTTAAGTTTACGACTCAACAAGGCATATAGCGTTCCTAAATTTTTGGAAAATTTAGAAACTTGTATATTTGCAGAGAGTTTAGGTGGTACAGAAACGTTTATTACATTCCCTTACACACAGACTCACGTGGATATGCCCGATGAAGAGAAAGACAAACGAGGTATCGATGAGTTTTTAATTCGCTTATCAATCGGAATCGAAAACTATTCTGATATTGAAGCAGACATTATCCAAGCATTAACGCATTCAAAAGTAGGAGTGATTTCATGA
- a CDS encoding ParB/RepB/Spo0J family partition protein → MAHREDQRLQLNKDEQVHSVSLALIKANPYQPRKTFDEYRLNDLAQSIKQHGILQPIVVRKTVQGYYIVVGERRFRASQKAGLTEIPAIIKELSDEDMMELAIIENLQREDLNAIEEAESYKKLMEDLNITQQEVAERLSKSRPYIANMLRLLKLPSDVAKMVRDGELSGAHGRTLLGLKSPQKMKSIAKKAVKESWSVRYLESYINDYVSKTSPKTSVDEQTLNKPKFIQKQERQLKEQYGSKVDISTHKNIGKIAFEFKSEEEFKSLIKKLNQNYEI, encoded by the coding sequence ATGGCTCATCGAGAAGATCAAAGATTGCAATTAAACAAAGATGAACAAGTACATTCCGTTTCGTTAGCCTTAATTAAAGCTAATCCTTATCAACCGAGAAAAACATTTGATGAATATAGACTAAATGATTTGGCACAATCAATTAAACAACACGGCATATTGCAGCCGATTGTAGTAAGAAAAACTGTTCAAGGTTATTATATTGTTGTAGGAGAACGACGTTTTAGAGCCTCCCAAAAAGCAGGTTTAACTGAAATTCCTGCAATCATTAAAGAATTATCTGATGAAGATATGATGGAATTAGCCATTATAGAGAATTTACAACGTGAAGATTTGAATGCTATAGAAGAAGCAGAAAGTTATAAAAAGCTAATGGAAGATTTGAATATAACACAACAAGAAGTTGCTGAAAGACTTTCTAAATCACGTCCTTATATTGCTAATATGTTACGTTTATTAAAATTACCTTCAGACGTTGCTAAAATGGTACGTGATGGTGAGCTTTCAGGTGCACATGGTCGCACATTACTAGGTTTAAAATCTCCACAGAAAATGAAATCAATAGCGAAAAAAGCTGTGAAAGAATCGTGGAGTGTAAGATATTTAGAGAGCTATATCAATGATTATGTAAGCAAAACTTCTCCAAAGACTTCGGTTGATGAACAAACGTTAAATAAACCCAAATTTATTCAAAAGCAAGAAAGACAACTTAAAGAACAATATGGTTCTAAAGTAGATATATCAACACATAAAAATATTGGTAAAATTGCTTTTGAATTCAAATCAGAAGAAGAATTTAAGTCATTAATAAAAAAACTAAATCAAAATTATGAGATATAA
- the metE gene encoding 5-methyltetrahydropteroyltriglutamate--homocysteine S-methyltransferase, whose product MTTIKTSNLGFPRLGRKREWKKAIESYWAQKIDKNELDQTLTDLHKENLLLQKNYNLDSVPVGDFSLYDHILDTSLLFNIIPERFQGREVNDDLLFDIARGNKQHVASALIKWFNTNYHYIVPEWDNVEPKLNRNVLLDRFKYAQSINVNAHPVIVGPITFVKLSKGGNQSFEEKVKTLLPLYKEVLQSLVDAGAEYIQIDEPVLVTDESKNYENITKEAYEELTHTGLGKHLVIQTYFERVNLKFLSSLPVGGLGLDFVHDHGYNLEQVKAGDFDSSKTLYAGIIDGRNVWAADIEAKKSLIETLQQYAQNIVIQPSSSLLHVPVSLDDETLDESIAEGLSFATEKLDELDALRRLFNNNDSTKYDNLKSRYERFQSQSFKNLDYDFDSVRTHRQSPFSERKQAQYQRLNLPDLPTTTIGSFPQTREVRKYRADWKNQRISDEAYKEFLENEIARWIKIQEEIGLDVLVHGEFERNDMVEFFGEKLQGFLVTKFGWVQSYGSRAVKPPVIYGDVKWTEPLTVKETVYAQSLTDKPVKGMLTGPVTILNWSFERVDIPRTTVQDQIALAINAEVLALEENGIKVIQVDEPALREGLPLRSEYHEQYLKDAVHSFKLATSSVKDETQIHTHMCYSQFGQIIHAIHDLDADVISIETSRSHGDLIKDFEDINYDLGIGLGVYDIHSPRIPTEDEITTAINRSLQQIDRSLFWVNPDCGLKTRKEDEVKEALTVLVNAVRKKREENNATTA is encoded by the coding sequence ATGACAACAATTAAAACTTCAAACTTAGGATTCCCAAGATTAGGTAGAAAAAGAGAATGGAAAAAGGCAATTGAGAGCTACTGGGCTCAAAAAATTGATAAAAATGAACTAGATCAAACACTTACTGACTTACACAAAGAAAACCTTTTACTACAAAAGAATTACAATCTAGACAGCGTTCCAGTAGGTGACTTCTCTTTATACGACCATATCTTAGATACATCACTACTATTCAATATTATTCCTGAACGTTTCCAAGGACGAGAAGTGAATGATGACTTGTTATTTGATATTGCACGTGGTAATAAGCAACACGTCGCAAGTGCATTAATCAAATGGTTTAATACAAACTACCACTATATCGTGCCAGAATGGGATAATGTAGAACCTAAATTAAATCGTAATGTGTTATTAGACCGCTTTAAGTATGCACAATCTATTAATGTCAATGCACATCCAGTCATTGTAGGCCCTATTACCTTCGTTAAATTATCAAAAGGTGGTAACCAATCGTTCGAAGAAAAAGTAAAAACATTATTGCCATTATATAAAGAAGTATTACAATCACTTGTTGATGCAGGTGCAGAATATATTCAAATTGATGAGCCCGTGTTAGTTACGGACGAAAGTAAAAATTATGAAAATATTACTAAAGAAGCTTATGAAGAATTAACTCATACTGGATTAGGCAAACATTTAGTGATTCAAACTTATTTCGAACGCGTAAATCTTAAATTCTTAAGCTCATTACCAGTCGGCGGCTTAGGATTAGACTTCGTTCATGATCATGGCTACAACTTAGAGCAAGTTAAAGCTGGTGATTTTGATTCAAGCAAAACATTATACGCAGGTATTATCGATGGACGTAATGTTTGGGCTGCTGATATTGAAGCTAAAAAGTCATTGATTGAAACTTTACAACAATATGCTCAAAATATTGTCATCCAGCCTTCTTCATCTTTACTACACGTGCCTGTATCATTAGATGACGAAACATTAGATGAATCTATCGCTGAAGGTTTGAGCTTTGCTACTGAAAAATTAGACGAATTAGATGCTTTACGCCGTCTTTTCAATAATAACGATAGTACGAAATATGACAACTTAAAATCTCGTTATGAACGATTCCAAAGTCAATCATTCAAAAACTTAGACTATGATTTTGATAGTGTCCGTACACACCGTCAATCACCATTCTCTGAGCGCAAACAAGCACAATACCAAAGATTAAATTTACCGGATTTACCGACTACAACGATTGGTTCATTCCCTCAAACGAGAGAAGTTAGAAAATATCGAGCAGATTGGAAGAACCAACGTATTTCTGATGAAGCTTATAAAGAATTCTTAGAAAACGAAATTGCGCGTTGGATTAAAATTCAAGAAGAGATTGGACTTGATGTGCTCGTACATGGTGAATTCGAACGAAATGACATGGTTGAATTCTTTGGAGAAAAACTACAAGGATTCCTAGTTACTAAGTTTGGTTGGGTTCAATCATACGGTTCTCGTGCAGTAAAACCACCAGTTATTTATGGGGATGTTAAATGGACTGAACCATTAACAGTTAAGGAAACTGTCTACGCACAAAGTTTAACTGATAAACCAGTTAAAGGTATGCTCACTGGTCCAGTCACAATTCTTAACTGGTCATTTGAACGCGTTGATATTCCACGTACAACTGTACAAGATCAAATCGCGTTAGCAATTAATGCAGAAGTGCTAGCATTAGAAGAAAATGGTATTAAAGTCATTCAAGTAGATGAGCCAGCACTTCGTGAAGGATTACCACTACGTTCTGAGTACCATGAACAATATCTAAAAGATGCAGTTCATTCATTTAAATTAGCAACATCATCAGTCAAAGATGAAACACAAATTCATACGCATATGTGTTATTCTCAATTTGGTCAAATTATCCATGCGATTCACGATTTAGATGCAGATGTTATTTCAATTGAAACATCTCGTAGCCATGGTGACTTGATTAAAGACTTTGAAGATATTAACTATGACTTAGGTATCGGATTAGGGGTATATGATATCCATAGCCCTCGTATCCCTACAGAAGATGAAATTACTACTGCAATTAATCGTTCTTTACAACAAATTGATCGTTCATTATTCTGGGTGAATCCGGACTGTGGATTAAAAACACGTAAAGAAGATGAAGTTAAAGAAGCATTAACTGTATTAGTTAACGCTGTTAGAAAGAAACGCGAAGAAAATAATGCTACAACAGCATAA